The Streptomyces sp. NBC_00691 genome has a segment encoding these proteins:
- a CDS encoding sugar O-acetyltransferase — MATDYFADDPRTQLERMLAGDLYIADDPEIADRQRHAMRLADRYRTAYLEDPAEAGTILAELLGSAGEGIDVRPPLHVDYGSNITIGARTFVNYNLTALDVAAITIGEDCQIGPNVQLLTPTHPLEPQPRRDKLEAARPITLGDNVWLGGGVIVCPGVTIGDNSVVGAGAVVTRDIPANVVAVGNPARPVREL; from the coding sequence ATGGCGACGGACTACTTTGCTGACGACCCGCGCACCCAACTGGAGCGCATGCTGGCAGGCGATCTCTACATCGCCGACGATCCCGAGATCGCCGACCGGCAGCGGCACGCGATGCGGCTCGCCGACCGCTACCGGACCGCCTACCTGGAGGATCCCGCCGAGGCCGGCACGATCCTCGCCGAACTGCTCGGTTCCGCGGGCGAGGGCATCGACGTGCGGCCGCCGCTCCATGTCGACTACGGCAGCAACATCACCATCGGGGCCCGCACGTTCGTCAACTACAACCTGACCGCTCTCGATGTCGCCGCGATCACCATCGGCGAGGACTGCCAGATCGGCCCGAACGTCCAACTCCTCACACCCACTCACCCGTTGGAACCCCAGCCCCGGCGGGACAAGCTGGAGGCCGCGCGGCCGATCACGCTGGGGGACAACGTCTGGCTCGGCGGAGGCGTCATCGTCTGCCCGGGTGTGACCATCGGGGACAACAGCGTCGTCGGCGCCGGCGCGGTCGTCACCCGGGACATCCCGGCGAACGTCGTCGCCGTCGGCAACCCCGCCCGGCCCGTCCGCGAGCTCTGA
- a CDS encoding TetR/AcrR family transcriptional regulator translates to MATGHTDPRRRERILAAVLDHIADEGVAGVSHRRIAARAGVPLGSMTYHFTGIDELLREAFTLFADHIVAVFEQHMAAVDSPDRAREAVIDLIHAISDGPRRDLVLTHELYTLAARRPEYRELTQAWMRRSRHLLERHFDPGTARQLDALIEGLTLHRALDPAPHDRALTSEAVRRVTTAGRTAHP, encoded by the coding sequence ATGGCCACCGGACACACCGACCCGCGGCGTCGCGAGCGCATCCTCGCCGCCGTGCTCGACCACATCGCCGACGAGGGCGTCGCCGGGGTCTCCCACCGCCGGATCGCCGCCCGCGCCGGAGTGCCCCTCGGCTCGATGACCTATCACTTCACCGGTATCGACGAGCTGCTGCGCGAGGCGTTCACGCTCTTCGCCGACCACATCGTCGCCGTCTTCGAGCAGCACATGGCCGCCGTCGACAGCCCCGACCGGGCGCGTGAGGCCGTGATCGACCTCATCCACGCGATCTCCGACGGGCCCCGCCGCGACCTCGTCCTCACCCATGAGCTGTACACACTGGCCGCCCGCCGTCCGGAGTACCGCGAGCTGACGCAGGCGTGGATGCGGCGCAGCCGGCACCTCCTGGAGCGGCACTTCGACCCCGGCACCGCGCGCCAGCTCGACGCGCTGATCGAAGGGCTCACCCTCCACCGGGCCCTCGATCCCGCACCGCACGACCGCGCTCTCACGAGCGAGGCGGTACGGCGTGTCACCACCGCCGGAAGGACTGCGCACCCCTAG
- a CDS encoding XRE family transcriptional regulator, which translates to MTQEDGELDSLVRKRIRALRVAQGWSLEELATRANLSQSSLSRIENGRRRLALDQLVTLARALDTTLDQLVETATDDVVTSPMIDGAHGQMRWPIRAEPGMTVVRQRMTEPPPDSPARLRAHPGREWLVVLSGTAVLLLGNRRIRVETNQAAEFPTMLPHAIGAEGGPCEILGIFDRDARRGHRTQKEAGDNSES; encoded by the coding sequence ATGACGCAAGAAGACGGTGAGCTGGACAGCCTGGTACGCAAGAGGATCCGCGCCCTGCGCGTCGCTCAGGGCTGGTCCCTCGAAGAACTGGCCACCCGCGCGAACCTCAGCCAGTCCTCTCTCAGCCGTATCGAGAACGGCCGGCGCCGTCTGGCCCTGGACCAGCTGGTCACCCTCGCCAGAGCCCTGGACACCACCCTCGACCAGCTCGTCGAGACGGCCACCGACGACGTCGTCACGAGCCCGATGATCGACGGGGCTCACGGCCAGATGCGCTGGCCCATCAGGGCGGAGCCCGGGATGACCGTCGTGCGCCAGCGGATGACGGAACCGCCCCCGGACAGCCCGGCCCGGCTGCGCGCCCACCCGGGCCGTGAGTGGCTCGTCGTCCTCTCCGGCACCGCCGTCCTGCTGCTCGGGAACCGCCGCATCCGCGTCGAGACCAATCAGGCCGCGGAGTTCCCCACGATGCTGCCCCATGCCATCGGTGCCGAGGGCGGCCCGTGCGAGATCCTCGGCATCTTCGACCGCGACGCCCGCCGCGGGCACCGTACGCAGAAGGAAGCGGGCGACAACTCGGAGTCCTAG
- a CDS encoding terpene synthase family protein, translating to MTVRALEQPRLWMPYPLRVNPYLSALHEESETWARAMGMLDGTEGPSGHPPIWTRTQFHAMTVDQLTAWALPDASFADLRLNHRFNIWALAWDDYFATAFKQTGDLAGAVAFTARLHEFLRPDFGNGARPPEPSNPVERGIADLQRQFFPPRLAHWRHEFNRALVRYVDAGVEELANSRGGRVPHLIEYAPFRRESFAAHTAPYSVELATGARIPEQIRHSRTVRALLDAFMDYMGLANDLASYEREVHEEHDVNNLVVVLGASLGIALHDAVPAALNLVNTRLRDFEHLRQSELPQLVRRSGLDHDERAELETWVQGACGFLSGLHAWYTGAPRYAATDLSVPEQRQRS from the coding sequence ATGACAGTGCGTGCTCTCGAGCAGCCCCGGCTGTGGATGCCCTATCCACTGCGGGTGAATCCGTATCTGTCGGCCCTGCACGAGGAGAGCGAGACGTGGGCGCGCGCGATGGGCATGCTGGACGGTACGGAAGGACCGTCGGGGCATCCCCCGATATGGACCCGGACGCAGTTCCACGCCATGACGGTCGACCAGCTGACCGCCTGGGCCCTGCCCGACGCCTCGTTCGCCGACCTCCGGCTCAACCACCGCTTCAACATCTGGGCGTTGGCCTGGGACGACTACTTCGCCACCGCGTTCAAGCAGACGGGTGACCTGGCAGGCGCCGTGGCCTTCACCGCCCGGCTGCACGAGTTCCTGCGACCGGACTTCGGCAACGGCGCCCGGCCGCCCGAGCCGTCGAACCCGGTCGAGCGCGGCATCGCCGATCTGCAGCGACAGTTCTTCCCGCCGCGACTGGCACACTGGCGCCACGAGTTCAACCGGGCGCTGGTGCGCTACGTCGACGCGGGCGTGGAGGAGCTGGCCAACAGCCGTGGCGGCCGGGTTCCGCACCTGATCGAGTACGCCCCGTTCCGGCGCGAGAGCTTCGCCGCCCACACCGCCCCGTACTCCGTCGAGCTGGCCACGGGCGCCCGGATACCGGAGCAGATACGGCACAGCCGCACCGTACGAGCCCTGCTCGACGCCTTCATGGACTACATGGGGCTGGCCAACGACCTCGCGTCGTACGAACGGGAGGTCCACGAGGAGCACGACGTCAACAACCTGGTCGTGGTCCTGGGCGCCTCCCTGGGCATCGCCCTCCACGACGCCGTGCCCGCCGCCCTGAACCTGGTGAACACCCGGCTGCGGGACTTCGAGCACCTCCGGCAGAGCGAACTGCCGCAGCTGGTACGGCGGTCGGGGCTGGACCACGACGAGCGGGCCGAACTGGAGACCTGGGTCCAGGGGGCCTGCGGCTTCCTGTCCGGTCTCCACGCCTGGTACACGGGGGCACCCCGCTACGCCGCCACGGATCTCTCCGTACCGGAGCAGCGGCAGCGTTCCTGA
- a CDS encoding cytochrome P450: protein MTLPPAEHTTELSGPIPPPGCPAHVATGPGGATRLYGGAAETDPMGLYEELRATHGPVAPVLLDGDVRAWLVLGYLENRDVASRPTQFSRDPRVWHGWRSGEIDPATSPLVPMIGWRPDCVCADGEEHQRLRGAVTAGLSQFDHRGIRRHITRFAHQVIDTFCEDGEAELVGQFTEHVPMLTLTHLLGMSDEAGPRLVHAARDLFKATETSLASNAYVLESLAQLVDAKRVRPGQDIASALMAHPANLSDEEVQHHLRLILLAGYETTANLMSNVLRMVVTDPRFRGSLAGGQMTLPEAVEQVLWDEPPLMVCPGRWANGDTTLGGQQIKAGDMLLLGLAAGNVDEAIRPDPSTPVHHNRAHLSFSAGTHECPGQDIGRIIADTGIDILLTRLPDIALAIPEEELTWRSSTWARHLTALPVSFAARAPQDFDVPSPLPTPPAPSVGAPTAPPWQTAEPASTAEPVRRPEPRPSWRARLKRLLRWG from the coding sequence ATGACCCTCCCGCCCGCCGAACACACCACAGAGCTGTCCGGGCCGATCCCCCCTCCGGGATGCCCGGCCCATGTCGCCACCGGACCCGGGGGAGCGACCCGTCTCTACGGCGGCGCCGCCGAGACGGACCCGATGGGCCTGTACGAGGAACTTCGGGCCACACACGGCCCGGTGGCGCCCGTGCTGCTGGACGGCGACGTACGCGCCTGGCTCGTCCTCGGTTACCTGGAGAACCGCGACGTGGCCAGCCGCCCGACCCAGTTCTCCCGCGACCCCCGCGTCTGGCACGGCTGGCGCAGCGGCGAGATCGACCCCGCCACCTCGCCGCTGGTGCCGATGATCGGCTGGCGACCCGACTGCGTCTGCGCGGACGGCGAGGAGCACCAGCGGCTGCGCGGCGCGGTCACGGCCGGCCTCAGCCAGTTCGACCACCGCGGCATCCGCCGCCACATCACCCGCTTCGCGCACCAGGTGATCGACACGTTCTGCGAGGACGGCGAGGCGGAACTGGTCGGCCAGTTCACCGAGCACGTCCCCATGCTCACGCTGACCCATCTGCTCGGCATGTCGGACGAGGCGGGCCCCCGGCTCGTCCACGCGGCCCGTGACCTGTTCAAGGCCACCGAGACCTCGCTCGCCAGCAACGCGTACGTCCTGGAGAGCCTCGCGCAGCTCGTCGACGCCAAGCGGGTCCGCCCCGGTCAGGACATCGCGTCCGCGCTGATGGCCCACCCCGCGAACCTGTCGGACGAGGAGGTGCAGCACCACCTGCGCCTGATTCTCCTCGCCGGGTACGAGACGACCGCCAACCTCATGTCCAACGTCCTGCGCATGGTGGTCACCGACCCCCGGTTCCGCGGTTCGCTGGCCGGCGGTCAGATGACCCTGCCGGAAGCGGTGGAGCAGGTCCTCTGGGACGAGCCCCCGCTGATGGTGTGCCCCGGCCGCTGGGCCAACGGCGACACCACCCTGGGAGGTCAGCAGATCAAGGCGGGCGACATGCTCCTGCTCGGCCTCGCCGCCGGCAACGTCGACGAGGCGATCCGCCCCGACCCCTCGACACCGGTGCACCACAACCGCGCACACCTGTCGTTCAGCGCCGGCACCCACGAGTGCCCCGGTCAGGACATCGGCCGCATCATCGCCGACACCGGCATCGACATCCTGCTCACCCGGCTGCCCGACATCGCCCTGGCGATCCCGGAGGAGGAGCTCACCTGGCGCTCCTCCACCTGGGCCCGGCACCTGACGGCGCTGCCCGTGAGCTTCGCCGCCCGCGCCCCCCAGGACTTCGACGTCCCGAGCCCGCTGCCGACGCCGCCGGCCCCGAGCGTCGGCGCGCCGACGGCACCGCCGTGGCAGACCGCCGAGCCGGCGTCCACGGCCGAGCCGGTGCGCCGGCCCGAACCCCGCCCGTCGTGGCGGGCGCGGCTCAAGCGCCTGCTGCGGTGGGGGTAG
- a CDS encoding GTP-binding protein, with amino-acid sequence MDYASSDVRDAGPRGTDMPLPHSARGVKVVIVGGFGVGKTTMVGAVSEIPPLTTEETMTQAGVGIDHNPGAHGKNTTTVAMDFGRISINEELILYLFGTPGQERFWFLWNGIFEGALGAVVLVDTRRIEVCFEVITRLEDRRVPFVVAVNTFPEAPHHPVEDLRAALALSESVPMVTCDARDRASCRDALLSLMVYLRTLAAAQETA; translated from the coding sequence ATGGACTACGCAAGCTCTGACGTACGCGATGCCGGCCCACGCGGCACAGACATGCCGCTGCCCCACAGTGCCAGGGGCGTCAAGGTCGTGATCGTCGGTGGCTTCGGGGTCGGCAAGACGACCATGGTCGGGGCGGTCAGCGAGATCCCGCCCCTGACCACCGAAGAGACCATGACGCAGGCGGGCGTGGGCATCGACCACAACCCCGGCGCCCACGGCAAGAACACCACGACCGTCGCCATGGACTTCGGACGGATCAGCATCAACGAGGAGCTGATCCTCTATCTGTTCGGGACGCCGGGACAGGAGCGCTTCTGGTTCCTGTGGAACGGCATCTTCGAAGGCGCGCTCGGCGCCGTCGTCCTCGTCGACACCCGAAGGATCGAAGTCTGTTTCGAAGTCATCACCCGCCTCGAGGACCGACGTGTCCCGTTCGTCGTGGCCGTCAACACGTTCCCGGAGGCTCCGCACCACCCCGTAGAAGACCTGCGCGCTGCTCTGGCCCTCAGCGAATCCGTGCCCATGGTCACCTGTGACGCACGTGACCGGGCGTCCTGCCGTGACGCCCTGCTGTCGCTGATGGTCTACCTGCGCACCCTCGCCGCCGCTCAGGAGACCGCATGA
- a CDS encoding DUF742 domain-containing protein produces the protein MTSENQDPWNETDPVPLYVITGGTGSAANTFNLVTLIATRSEPDAATQPEQAAILTMCAYPLSVAEVSAYLSLPFSVVTTLLSQLVEDERVEAIAPVPVAAFPERGLLEAVIHGLRKL, from the coding sequence GTGACATCGGAGAACCAGGACCCCTGGAATGAAACCGATCCCGTTCCGCTCTACGTCATTACCGGGGGCACGGGTTCCGCGGCGAACACCTTCAACCTGGTCACCCTCATCGCGACGCGCTCCGAGCCCGACGCCGCGACGCAGCCCGAGCAGGCGGCCATCCTCACGATGTGCGCCTACCCGCTCTCGGTGGCCGAGGTGTCGGCGTACCTCAGTCTTCCGTTCAGTGTCGTCACCACGCTGCTCTCCCAACTCGTCGAGGACGAACGGGTCGAGGCCATCGCACCCGTGCCCGTCGCGGCATTCCCCGAACGCGGCCTGCTGGAGGCGGTGATCCATGGACTACGCAAGCTCTGA
- a CDS encoding roadblock/LC7 domain-containing protein has product MLPLPNMDWMLKELVGGVPYVRHVVVLSADGLCIGQSNTEPDTADAIAAACSGIQSLARAIAQRFPEGDGSTRMVGIEADGGYFSLMAAGPGAYLAVLADDQVDAGLLGDRMRTLVVRIGQHMTSPPREDVGQAM; this is encoded by the coding sequence ATGCTGCCACTGCCGAACATGGACTGGATGCTCAAGGAGCTCGTGGGCGGCGTCCCGTACGTACGACACGTCGTCGTGCTGTCGGCGGACGGCCTGTGCATCGGGCAGTCGAACACGGAGCCCGACACGGCTGACGCGATCGCCGCGGCCTGTTCCGGCATCCAGAGCCTGGCGAGGGCCATCGCCCAGCGGTTCCCCGAGGGGGACGGCTCGACGCGGATGGTCGGGATCGAGGCCGACGGCGGTTACTTCTCCCTCATGGCGGCCGGACCCGGCGCCTACCTGGCGGTGCTCGCCGACGACCAGGTGGACGCCGGCCTGCTGGGCGACCGGATGAGGACGCTGGTGGTCCGTATCGGTCAGCACATGACCAGCCCTCCTCGTGAGGACGTCGGGCAGGCGATGTGA
- a CDS encoding ATP-binding protein: MALTAVTSAVTARRLRSGDVVRYERAVADAQEYYAQRESALLGRLADQRATTVWLAEELLPAAVARMKKGDPASEILRSVNFGEHLDEEFTEAVRGALQTLLEAVEAEEYTRDASQRALVAVARRVQAIVHQLAKDLHSMQILHGTDLVVSRGLQGVDHRTALIGRLAASIAVLGDARPGRQWSKAIPLYDVLRGAMSRIVDFPRVKLQSVTAVAVVGPGAEPLMHLLAELLDNATTFSPPHTPVEVSASEVPSGIAIEIEDRGVGLTEEVRRRVERIMAQSASGIHLAGLGEVTQLGLPVVSRLAREHGCEVDLRTSAYGGVRAVVLVPRNLITTVPQSAVRYPQPPARRRTGGPVLPRPTPPGDAPKEAVEVRKTVNGLPQRRRETPVQTPIVQVGPTAPAPAAPRSSGTTRQPGLMWEAFNGDKRAAAEPSTSHSEPSDEVE, encoded by the coding sequence GTGGCGCTGACCGCCGTCACCTCCGCCGTGACCGCGCGCCGACTGCGGTCGGGGGACGTGGTGCGCTACGAGCGGGCCGTCGCCGACGCCCAGGAGTACTACGCGCAACGCGAGTCCGCGCTGCTCGGGCGGCTGGCCGATCAGCGCGCCACCACCGTCTGGCTCGCCGAGGAGCTCCTCCCGGCCGCGGTCGCCCGAATGAAAAAGGGTGACCCCGCCTCGGAGATCCTGCGGTCCGTCAACTTCGGCGAGCACCTCGACGAGGAGTTCACGGAAGCTGTCCGCGGGGCTCTGCAGACGCTCCTGGAAGCCGTGGAGGCCGAGGAGTACACCAGGGACGCCTCCCAGCGGGCACTCGTCGCCGTCGCGCGCCGCGTCCAGGCGATCGTGCACCAGCTCGCCAAGGACCTGCACTCGATGCAGATCCTCCACGGCACGGATCTCGTGGTCTCCCGAGGCCTCCAGGGCGTCGACCACCGCACCGCCCTGATCGGCCGCCTCGCGGCCAGCATCGCGGTCCTCGGTGACGCGCGTCCGGGACGCCAGTGGTCGAAGGCGATCCCGCTGTACGACGTGCTGCGCGGAGCCATGTCCCGCATCGTCGACTTCCCCCGGGTGAAGCTGCAGTCGGTGACCGCCGTGGCCGTCGTCGGCCCCGGAGCCGAGCCGCTGATGCACCTCCTCGCCGAACTGCTCGACAACGCCACCACGTTCTCGCCGCCGCACACCCCGGTGGAGGTGTCCGCGAGCGAGGTGCCCTCCGGCATCGCCATCGAGATCGAGGACCGCGGAGTCGGGCTCACGGAAGAGGTCCGCCGGCGCGTCGAGCGCATCATGGCCCAGTCGGCATCGGGCATCCACCTCGCCGGCCTCGGCGAGGTGACCCAGCTCGGACTGCCCGTCGTCAGCCGGCTGGCCCGCGAGCACGGCTGCGAGGTCGACCTGCGCACCTCCGCCTACGGAGGCGTACGGGCCGTGGTGCTGGTGCCCAGGAACCTCATCACCACGGTGCCGCAGTCCGCCGTGCGGTACCCGCAGCCGCCCGCCCGACGGCGTACGGGAGGCCCGGTCCTGCCCAGGCCGACGCCCCCGGGAGACGCCCCGAAGGAAGCCGTCGAGGTCAGGAAGACCGTCAACGGACTCCCGCAGCGGCGACGCGAGACACCCGTCCAGACGCCGATCGTCCAGGTGGGGCCCACCGCCCCCGCTCCGGCCGCCCCCCGGTCCTCCGGCACGACCCGTCAGCCGGGTCTGATGTGGGAGGCCTTCAACGGCGACAAGCGCGCGGCCGCCGAACCTTCCACTTCACACAGCGAGCCTTCAGATGAGGTCGAGTAA
- a CDS encoding peptidoglycan-binding domain-containing protein, with the protein MRNRAALTTAVTPAWETARPEHPSDRVFGKVAQPDRSGAGVRGQDIELFDGTARPPEVPALPARSPESSTGSLRSRPARTAAPARRSVPLPLMAAGALSAGLAGALTVWLSADPEPAPPSPPAVSVPVADVTAAATTPSATPSAESPPPTTEPPAEADDARARTARATPPPASASLAPPSATTSRTPLLPRTLAPTTPPPPSPHRTRRPSRPAPRDITLGSTGPEVADLQRRLQQLYLYLGSADGVFTEPVGEALSRFQIARNIPERPGVYGPLTRAALRAETD; encoded by the coding sequence ATGCGCAACAGGGCTGCCCTGACCACAGCAGTCACTCCCGCCTGGGAGACAGCGCGCCCGGAGCACCCGTCCGATCGCGTCTTCGGGAAGGTCGCCCAGCCCGACCGCAGCGGCGCGGGAGTCCGCGGGCAGGACATCGAGCTCTTCGACGGCACCGCTCGACCGCCGGAGGTCCCGGCCCTCCCGGCCCGTTCCCCGGAGTCTTCCACCGGGTCGCTTCGGTCCCGGCCCGCGCGCACGGCCGCCCCCGCCCGGCGGTCCGTGCCGCTTCCCCTGATGGCCGCGGGCGCTCTCTCCGCAGGGCTCGCCGGCGCGCTGACGGTCTGGCTCTCCGCCGACCCCGAGCCCGCGCCGCCGTCGCCCCCGGCCGTCTCCGTCCCGGTCGCCGACGTCACGGCGGCCGCGACCACCCCCTCCGCGACGCCCTCGGCCGAGAGCCCGCCGCCCACCACCGAGCCCCCGGCCGAGGCGGACGACGCCCGCGCCCGCACCGCCCGGGCCACCCCTCCCCCGGCCTCCGCCTCCCTCGCGCCGCCTTCGGCCACCACCTCCCGCACGCCCCTCCTCCCGCGCACCCTCGCCCCCACGACACCGCCGCCGCCTTCCCCGCACCGCACCCGTCGGCCCTCACGGCCCGCGCCCCGCGACATCACCCTGGGCAGCACCGGCCCCGAGGTCGCCGACCTCCAGCGGCGGCTCCAGCAGCTCTACCTCTACCTCGGCTCGGCCGACGGGGTGTTCACCGAACCCGTGGGCGAGGCCCTGAGCCGCTTCCAGATCGCCCGGAACATTCCGGAGCGACCCGGCGTCTACGGCCCCCTCACCCGCGCCGCCCTCCGGGCCGAGACCGACTGA
- a CDS encoding choice-of-anchor A family protein, with protein MSTTGRTGLRLSSAVALGVVLGVTAAGPALAAPLAPAPGSTRTCPAPGEEPGIGNEPRFTDANVALFAGGDYTVDGASAEAEGLLVVAGNARFAKTSGGVFNVGRAGAGSGIVPPAGSVMLAVGGNLAIAGGTTVDVGHGLTSSSGYGSAVRVGGAVDEKGRLETNGGSRSEGLGARAALTPYDTFAGTVRAESASLGALKPTGTSVRRGDTVTFEGGTAGGTGPQVFQISAKELDGASSFDFRSIPERASVVVNVTGRQAVGISPLSVGFNGDRVDAYSSAHFGEAASRILYNFEAAPSLTLGGGGNFMGSILAPEASADLTASTNGRVYVGGDLRTHGTGNETHNYPWTGSSTFTCKPTPGGPSATPTPTPSTTTPTTTSPTPTTSQPGEETPGTPETTAPEGSAPPTESSSAPAAPGTTAPSPSATVPGDGSLATTGAQLTPYAVGAAALGAAGAAILVVARRRRAGAQH; from the coding sequence ATGAGCACCACCGGAAGAACGGGCCTTCGGCTGAGCAGCGCCGTGGCACTCGGCGTCGTCCTCGGCGTCACCGCCGCGGGCCCCGCCCTCGCCGCGCCGCTCGCCCCCGCCCCGGGGAGCACCCGGACTTGCCCGGCTCCCGGCGAGGAGCCCGGTATCGGCAACGAACCGCGGTTCACCGACGCCAACGTGGCCCTGTTCGCCGGCGGCGACTACACCGTGGACGGCGCCTCCGCCGAGGCCGAGGGCCTGCTGGTCGTCGCCGGGAACGCCCGCTTCGCCAAGACGTCGGGCGGTGTGTTCAACGTCGGCCGCGCCGGTGCGGGTTCCGGCATCGTGCCGCCGGCGGGTTCGGTCATGCTGGCCGTGGGCGGGAACCTCGCGATAGCGGGCGGCACCACGGTCGACGTCGGCCACGGCCTCACCTCCTCCTCCGGCTACGGCAGTGCCGTCCGTGTCGGCGGCGCCGTCGACGAGAAGGGCAGGCTGGAGACGAACGGCGGAAGCCGCTCGGAAGGCCTGGGCGCGCGCGCCGCCCTCACGCCGTACGACACGTTCGCCGGCACCGTACGGGCCGAGTCGGCGTCCCTCGGCGCGCTGAAGCCCACGGGGACGAGCGTGCGCCGCGGCGACACCGTCACCTTCGAGGGCGGCACGGCGGGCGGCACCGGTCCGCAGGTGTTCCAGATCTCCGCCAAGGAGCTGGACGGGGCCTCGTCCTTCGACTTCCGGTCGATCCCCGAGCGGGCGTCCGTCGTGGTAAACGTGACGGGGCGTCAGGCGGTCGGCATCTCCCCGCTGTCCGTCGGCTTCAACGGCGACCGCGTCGACGCGTACAGCTCCGCGCACTTCGGCGAGGCCGCGTCGCGGATCCTCTACAACTTCGAGGCGGCCCCGTCGCTCACGCTCGGCGGTGGCGGCAACTTCATGGGGTCGATCCTCGCCCCCGAGGCGTCCGCGGACCTGACGGCCAGCACGAACGGCCGCGTCTACGTCGGCGGTGACCTGCGCACCCACGGCACCGGGAACGAGACCCACAACTACCCGTGGACCGGCTCCTCGACGTTCACCTGCAAGCCCACGCCCGGGGGGCCGAGCGCCACCCCCACGCCGACCCCCTCGACCACGACGCCCACCACCACGTCGCCGACCCCCACCACGTCGCAGCCCGGCGAGGAGACCCCGGGCACCCCGGAGACGACCGCGCCCGAGGGGTCCGCCCCTCCCACCGAGAGCAGCTCCGCCCCCGCGGCGCCCGGCACGACGGCGCCCTCTCCGTCCGCCACCGTGCCCGGCGACGGCTCCCTCGCGACCACGGGTGCGCAGCTCACCCCGTACGCCGTCGGCGCCGCGGCCCTGGGCGCGGCCGGTGCCGCGATCCTCGTCGTCGCCCGTCGCCGTCGCGCGGGTGCCCAGCACTGA
- a CDS encoding rhodanese-like domain-containing protein, translated as MFFAQYYLDCLSQASYMIADERTGHAVVVDPRRDVSEYLADARTHGLTVVGVINTHFHADFVAGHLELADSTGAWIGYGSRAETEYPIRKLAEGERITLGDVTLEIMETPGHTPESISVLVHEHDDDAVPYGVLTGDALFIGDVGRPDLLASVGVTAEELGAMLHDSVQNKLMTLPDEVRVFPAHGAGSACGKSLSTEKQSTIGAQRATNYACAPMSREAFVALVTAGQAAAPGYFAYDAELNRRNRERYDAAAARSLAPAEFAALRRSGAVVVDARSPQAFAAGHLRGAVNVPADGRFAEQAGSVLDPVDELVVIAPEAREEEVVTRLARIGFDRVAGCLRDPEEALEELAGEVAPASRLTAAQLRSALAGERPPVVVDVRTCGEREADGFVDDALHIPLSELPRRTDELPADRPLVVHCAGGHRSSIAASLLRHRGFEDVSDVLGGYAALAHPTPSATD; from the coding sequence GTGTTCTTCGCCCAGTACTACCTCGACTGCCTCTCCCAGGCGTCCTACATGATCGCCGACGAGCGGACCGGCCACGCGGTGGTCGTCGACCCGCGTCGCGACGTCTCCGAGTACCTCGCCGACGCCCGCACCCACGGACTGACCGTGGTCGGCGTCATCAACACCCACTTCCACGCCGACTTCGTCGCCGGCCACCTGGAGCTGGCCGACAGCACCGGCGCCTGGATCGGCTACGGCAGCCGGGCCGAGACCGAGTACCCGATCCGCAAGCTCGCCGAGGGCGAGCGGATCACCCTCGGCGACGTCACGCTGGAGATCATGGAGACGCCCGGGCACACCCCCGAGTCGATCAGCGTCCTGGTCCACGAGCACGACGACGACGCCGTCCCGTACGGCGTCCTCACGGGCGACGCCCTCTTCATCGGCGACGTCGGCCGCCCCGACCTGCTCGCCTCCGTCGGCGTCACCGCCGAGGAACTCGGCGCGATGCTCCACGACAGCGTCCAGAACAAGCTGATGACCCTCCCCGACGAGGTCCGCGTCTTCCCCGCGCACGGCGCCGGCTCCGCCTGCGGCAAGAGCCTCTCCACCGAGAAGCAGTCGACGATCGGGGCGCAGCGCGCCACCAACTACGCCTGCGCGCCGATGAGCCGCGAGGCGTTCGTCGCGCTGGTCACCGCCGGGCAGGCCGCCGCGCCGGGCTACTTCGCCTACGACGCCGAGCTCAACCGCAGGAACCGGGAGCGGTACGACGCCGCGGCGGCGCGCTCGCTCGCCCCGGCCGAGTTCGCCGCGCTGCGCCGCTCGGGCGCGGTCGTGGTCGACGCGCGCTCGCCCCAGGCGTTCGCGGCGGGCCACCTCCGCGGGGCGGTCAACGTTCCCGCCGACGGCCGGTTCGCCGAGCAGGCCGGCAGTGTCCTCGACCCCGTCGACGAGCTGGTCGTCATCGCGCCGGAGGCGCGCGAGGAGGAGGTCGTCACCCGACTCGCCCGGATCGGCTTCGACCGGGTGGCGGGCTGTCTGCGCGACCCCGAGGAGGCCCTGGAGGAGCTGGCCGGCGAGGTCGCCCCGGCGAGCCGGCTGACCGCCGCCCAGCTGCGGTCCGCGCTCGCGGGCGAGCGTCCTCCCGTCGTCGTGGACGTCCGCACCTGCGGCGAGCGCGAGGCGGACGGCTTCGTCGACGACGCCCTCCACATCCCCCTGAGCGAGCTTCCCCGCCGCACGGACGAGCTGCCCGCCGACCGGCCGCTGGTCGTGCACTGCGCCGGTGGTCACCGCTCCTCGATCGCGGCGAGCCTGCTGCGCCACCGCGGCTTCGAGGACGTCTCCGACGTCCTGGGCGGGTACGCGGCCCTGGCCCACCCCACACCCTCCGCCACCGACTGA